TAAAAAATGCGAGCAAAGTgcataaactaatgcagagtatttctttgtaatgacagtataaaaaataatattgataaagatataaGAAAACAAACTCAAATGAGTttcatattgaattaaatagataaaaattaattcatgcaaaagcacaaaaaacttTGCGACAGCGACTATTAATTATAGAAACTTtcatttgtgtgacagtgacacactaaacaaagctgtgttagtacacaGCGTCACTGTGTCTTTATAAGGGCTACCCACTCACATCACGTCACTCATGACGCCGCGCGCaaatatgagttgaattgaTTATATCTACCTACTGATACTGCCTTTAatgtttatcatttaattttgcagCTGCTTTTTTATTATGACACTTAGTTTTGATGTTTAACACTGTGTTCTTGGTcaagtttttatgtttgctcacctattattattatttttcagctctcttttattttgtgtacCGCGTTTCTGAACAATGTTTTGCGCCCGTTTTGCTTAGCTAATTAAGAATAACTAATTTACCTGGTGATATCATATTGttgtatgattttaaatttactttttttacatttatttgaacaaGCTGCTTAACGTATCTTTGCGAAGAAAAGTTTCGCTTAGCTATAATAAcctgttcttttttaaagtatctTATGTTTTTGGTCAAAGCTTGccgttttattttcaagttgctttggttttatttcaagtacttgtaaatttaatattacaaaaaaaaatggtaatgaatattcattttgtttaggACACccttaaatagaaaatatcaaacatttaaCATCATAATACCACTTCCATTTAccataacatttataaaagtcactaaccaaacaaaaaccattagctaatttagatttattttaacaaaatttatacatatgtagGACTATCTTTCATTATCACAACCAGTGATAAAACTTGTGTATCGTATGTTATAGAAACCGCCCCCGGGAGCCGTGAAAGTGATGCCCACCGCGCCGCCAGACAAGAAGGACGAGAAGAAGGTCTTGGAGCAGAAGAAACCCGCTGAGAATGGTAAGCAAACTATATTCACCAATCATATGAACTGttgaaatggaaaaataattgatGTAAAGATATTAGAGGAGCTAATACACACCTGATTAACTTATTGAACGTAGTTTACCCGTCCATAATGTAAGTTACCTATATCAGTTGCAAGAACTGcgaaatacaatgaaaaattacGCTAATTATGAAGGAAcgctttaaaatgtttaatgtaatgTATCTTAATGAAGTAACATGTAATATTGTAGGCCATGAATATTTACAATTCCCTCTTTTTAGAAAGAAGTTTCGACAGCGTTATTTATACTGTATTATGTCTCGAATAAATaagataatttgaaatattattttcaggtaCTGACACGACCAGTGATCCTGGCATCACGAATAATGTCGACACGACGCCCAAGAAATCCAAGGTAAGTCCTCTCTAcgaaacaacacaaaaatatcaactgtctgTTCGTACAAGCAGGAATGGTAGACACAATGGCATTTAATTAAGTCTGTGACGTCAAAGTAGAAGCAGTTAGTGTATCATACAAATGTTCAGTGTAAATATGAATGTTAGACAAAGCAATTAGATGAGCATGATGCATAATgcgattttttatattttattcgcTGTAATGTGAAACAAAGTTACAAAGAgcactgttatattttttgtgttaatttttatttttttgtttcttcccCTCCCCCTCTCCCTTAAGACCGGAGGATTCGGTCTATTTGGCAAAAAGGACAAGTCACCTAAAGAAGAAAAATCACCAAAGGAGAAATCTCCTAAAACGAAAgacaaaaaagttaaagaacCTAAAACTAAAGTGGCCGTGCTCGATACGTCCAATGACAGTTCCAACCTCGATAGTTCACGCGAGAAGAGCCCGACAAAGGGTGACGACAAACCATCATTCACTAAACCGTACGAATACACGGATACCGAGAAAAGTCCCACACGTACTAAGCCCTTCATTCAGGGTGCGTTTAGTTACGAGAGAGAACCCATTTCTGAGGAGAAACAGAGGGCTTTAGATGAAAGCCAAAGTCCAACTACAAGGAAGGCGGGTCTCGCCTTTAACTACGCCCCCGGTGAAGATAGGAAAGTCGCGGAAAGCGCTGAGAAGCGTAAGACACCTGAAGACCCTAGCAAGCTTAAAACGCCAGGTATCGACTACGTGCAGTCGGCAGCTCTCAAAGAGCAAGCTAAGAACGTCATTGATCCAACTCTAGCGTTACTTGACTCTGAAAGATCTCATCACGAAACACCATCTGCTGCAGTACCAGTCGTCGCAGCTAAACCAGAAAACGAAATCCAAGTTGTTATCATCACTGGTCGCTATAACCCCAAGTCTAAGAAACTTGACGATGCTAACGGCACCGTCCTTGTCACTAAGGGCACATTGAACAAAGCCAACGGAAAGATCCAGACTGATAAGGAAGTTATCAACACAAAATCAGGACAAGTCAGCTACTTAGACACCGCTACAGGCAAACAAGAGGTCAAAAGTGGCCATGTCGACAAGTCAGGACACATCTTATTTACATCAGGCGTTATTGACCCGAAGACTGGCAAGATTGATCCTACATTAGCTCAGTTATACTGCTTTGTTGAAAGATCAGCAGACAAAGTTGGTGCTAAGCCCGGCAGGGAAGTCGACCTGGTCGTCATTACCAGTAAATACGATGGCAAGAACAAGAAGCTAGATGCCTCTCACGGACATGTGGACGTGTCTAGAGCCGTCGTCGGTCCCGACGGAAATGTCTCATCAAACTACGGAGTCATCGACCCAAGAACAGGCAAAATTGATTACATCGATCCCAAATCTAGTAAACAGGAGCCTAAACAAGCCTACGTGGACCAGAAAACTGGAAATATTCTGGTAACTACTGGTGTTCTAGACCCCAAATCTGGTAAGGTCGATTCTTCACTCGGCCAACAATTCAGTATTGTTGAAAAGGATGCTACTAAGGCCAACAGGGAAGTGCGACTAGTTGTCGTAACAAGCAAGTACGACCTCAAGACAAAGAAAATGGACCCCGCTGTTGCGCATGTAGACTCCGTGAAAGGAGTACTCAGCGGTACTGACGGAAGAATTTACACAGACTACGGGATCATTGACCCCAGGACTGGAGAAATACAAGTCACCGATCCCAAGACTGGTAAACAAGAAACCAAGAACGCGACAGTCGATCCCAAGACTGGAAATATCCTGCTACTTTCTGGAGTCATCGATCCCAGGACAGGAGAGCTGGACACGAGTCTAGGCCAGCAATACAGCATTGTAGACAAACCTATAGACACGTTCGGAGTCTGTAGCGGCAAGGAAGTCCAAGTTGTAGCTATTACCGGCAAATATGACTCCAAGTCGAAGAAGCTCGACAATCCCAACGGTTTCGTTGAGACGTCGCACGCTATCATCAGCGACAAAGACGGAAAAGTTCATTCTAACTTCGGTGTGCTAGTCCCTAACAGCGGAAAAGTATACTTCACAGATCCCAAAACGGGCAAGCGTGatttcaaacaagcaaacatgGATCCTAGGACTGGAAGCTTTATATTAACATCTGGTGTTATTGACCCCAAGACAGGAAAAACCGACTCTTCACTAGCACAGCAATTGACTGTTGTAGACAAAGATGCGCCTAAAGGCATCCCTGAAAGATATGTCAACTTAGTCGTAGTGACATCTAAGTACGATCCTAAAACTAAGAAGTTGGATGTTAACAATGCTCACGTAGACAGCTTCCCTGGCAAGTACAGCAACGATGACAAAGTCCACACTGACTTTGGTATTGTCGATCCAGCAACGGGCGATGTCATTATCACTGACCCTATAACAGGCAAGCAAGAAACAAAGAAGGCTGCCATTGACAACAAGACCGGCAATTTACTCCTAACATCAGGAGTGGTTGATCCTCGTACTGGTAAAGTGGACCCCACTCTTGGCCAACAGATAACTGTTGTAGATAAGCCGAAAGATGCATTCCCGGCTGTGCCAGGAAAGGAGGTCCAACTGGTTGTTATTACCAGCAAATACGATTCGAAGAACAAGAGGTTAGATAACCCTAATGGTCATGTAGAGACCTCGCGCGCTATAGTCGCCGCTGATGGAAAAGTACACTCCAACTTCGGTCTTATAGACCCGAAAACCGGCAAAGTTGAGTCCACTGATCCTAGGACTAACGCTCTAGATGTCAAGGAAGGCATTGTCGATCCTAAGACAGGACACGTCATCGTCGCTTCGGGAGTTGTAGACCCTAAGACAGGAAAAACCGACTCGTCCCTTGCGCAGCAATTTGCTATCGTTGATAAAGATAGAGTGGTGCCAGAGAGATACGTCAACCTCGTCATTGTTACATCCAAATATGACCTGAAGAACAAGAAGTTGGACCTCAACAATGCCCACGTCGATACTTTCCCTGGAAAGGTCGGCGCTGACGACAAAGTACACACGAAGTTCGGTGTCGTTGATCCCAATACTGGTGAGATTATAGTCACAGACCCAGTTACTGGCAAACAAGAAGTCAAGAAGGCAGTAGTGGACTCAAAGACTGGCAACTTGCTGCTAACATCATCAGTGGTTGACCCAGTATCAGGAAACGTCGATCCTTCGCTAGGACAACAAATAAGCGTAGTAGACAAACCTAAAGATCAATTCGCTGCTGTGCCCGGCAAAGAAGTACAATTGGTTGTTATCACAAGCAAGTACGATCCTAAGACTAAGAAACTTGATAACCCTAACGGTCACGTCGATACTTCAAGGGGAATAGTTGCCGCCGATGGCAGGGTTCACACTAACTATGGAATAATTGACCCCAAAACAGGAAAGATTGACCACGTTGATCCTAAAACTGGTAAACAGGAAATTAAACAAGCTATCGCTGACCCTCATACTGGAAATCTGTTGCTAACAGCTGGTATTGTTGATCCTAAAACAGGCAAAACAGATTCAAGTCTCGCGCAGCAATTAACTATTGTAGACAAGGATGCTCCTAAAGAGAGATACGTTAACTTAGTTATCGTGACCACTAAGTACGATCCTAAGAGCAAGAAGTTGGACCTTGCTAACGCGCATGTAGACTCCGTGGCTGGAAAGCTCGGACCTGATGGAAAAGTACACACCGAGTTTGGAGAAATCAATCCAGCAACCGGAGATGTCATCATTAAAGACCCTGTTACAGGTAAACGCGAGACCAAAGTCGCTACTGTTGACCCTAAGACTGGTAACCTGCTTCTAACATCAGGAGTTGTGGACCCACAAACTGGTCACGTTGATCCTAACTTAGGTCAGCAAATCAGTGTCGTTGAAAAGCCTAAAGACACTTTCGCACCAGTTTCTGGTAAAGAAGTACAATTAGTCATCATTACTTCCAAATACGACATCAAGAATAAGAGGCTCGACAACCCTAACGGCCACATCGAGTCATGCAGAGGTATTGTTGCTGCTGATGGCAGGGTTCACACCAACTACGGCATAATTGATCCGAAGACCGGTAAGATCGAACACGTCGATCCTAAGACAGGCAAGCTGGAGACTAAGCAAGCTGTCCCTGATGCAAGCGTAGGAAACAAGTCCGGTAATTTAATCCTAACATCTGGTGTCATTGATCCCAAGACTGGAAAGCCAGACTCATCGCTCGCTCAGCAATTCACAATAGTAGAGAAGGAAACGAAACCTGTTGAAAGAGAGATTCATCTCGTTATTATTACCACTAAGTATGACCCGAGAACTAAGAAGATTGATCCTAGCCAAGGCCATGTCGATACCATCAGTGGTGTTCTCGGCGCTGACGGAAAGATCCGCACTGCCGCTGGTATTGTTGACCCAGCTAACGGAGAGATTGTCGTCACTGACCCGAAAACTGGCAGACAGGAAGTTAAGCGTGCTCAACTTCATCCCGAAACGGGCCACATGGTCATCACTAGTAACGTTGTGGACCCAAAAACTGGCAAAGTAGACCCTACACTGGTTCAACAATACAGCATTGTTAACAAACAAGTCGTGCCTTTCACTAAACCAGCCTCTAAGGGCGAAGTGCGCTTGGTCATCATCACAAGCAAGTACGATCCCTACACCAAGTCCGTGGATGCCGGCACAGGCAACGTTGAAGCAACGAAAGGATACGTCAGTGCTGAAGACGGCAAAATTCACACAGACTTTGGCATTATCGATCCAAGGTCGGGTCAAATCCTGTACAAGGATCCTGTAACTGGCAAGCAAGAGTTGAAACAAGCCGAGATTGATCCTAAGTCAGGAAACCTCATCATAACCACCTCTGTGGTAGACCCTAAGACAGGAAAAGTAGAACCTTCTTATGCCCAGCAACTTACTATCGTTGATAAGCAGAATCTGTTGTCTGTAGCAGCGCCAGTGTCTCAAAGAGCTAGCGTATCCCCCGCCAGGCAGGTACCATCACCAGTTAAGACCCCGACTCCCACGCCACTACAAACACCGCTGCAATCACCAGTGCGCACATCATCTCCCATTACAAGCTACGCTCAGAAATCATCACCACTGACACCAACGATGAAATCTCCAGTGAAGCCAACAACAGCGCCTCCTGAACCACCCAAGAGGAAGATTGTCAAAATTATGGTTATCTTCACCAGGATCGACCCTAAGACCAAGAAGCCAGACCTCCACACCGCTGAGGTTGAACATCTCACTGGAATTCTAGATCCTAATGGTTTGATCGAAACTAAGTATGGCGTCATTGATTCCAACACTGGTAATATCATCATTACTGATGGCAGCGGCCAGAAACAGACTCGCGACGGATTTGTGTTGTCTGAAACAGGCCAGATCTTTATTAACTCGGGTGTGATTGACCCCAAGTCTGGCAAAATTGATCCTAACTTAGGAATGATTTTAAGTGTTGCCAAACAAGAGGACCCAGTAGTCGAAATAACAACTATTACAGGTCCAATTGATCCCAGAACAGGCAAAGTCGATGTCGAAAATGGTACAGTGGAACACACCAAGGGTAAAGTTGATGCCGAAACTGGTCACATTTCTACTAAGTACGGTGTTATTGATCCCTCGAACGGAGTTATATTCGTAACCGACACGTCAGACACTAAACCAGTGCATATTGATGAAAACAACGGCCTTATTACAATCAAAGGCGTAATCGACCCTAAAACAGGCAAAGCTGATCCTAATTACGGTCAAGTAATAGTCGTGGGCACACACATAGACCCAGTAGTCGAAGTCACCACGTTTGTTGGAAAGCTGGATACAAAGAAGGGACTTATCGAACCAAAACATTCTCTCGTTGAAAGCAGCACGGGTCAAATCAATCCTGACAACAACAAAATTGATACTAAATACGGACAGATCGATCTTGTTAAGGGCACCGTAACGTACAACGACCCTAAGACAGGTAAGTTCGAAAGCAAAGAGCTTAAGGTCGACCCTATCACTGGACAATTCTTACTTAAAACAGGACAAATCAATCCTAAGTCGGGTAAACCTGATAAGGATGTTGCTAGAATGATCTGCTTAAGAATAATCAAGAATAAAGTTGACCCCGTATCTGGTAAACAAATTGTATCTAACGACCCTAAGAATGTTAAAGTTGATCCCAAGACCAACCAGATTTGGATCGCTGGACCTAAGGACCCACAAACAGGAGAGGTCATCTACACAGCCGGACAGGTGGACCCCGTTACTGGTTACATTATCACTATCTACGGACGCCTGGATAACAAGACTGGCACCATCATCAGAACCAACGATTTCGACAAGTCCCTCATTAAAGTTGACCCAGTTAACGGACAGATTTACACTGCTACTGGTGAAGTGGACGAAGACAACCAACCTCTTTACTCCGCGTCACAAGTTGACACGGGCACCGGAGAGATTTACACTAAGCTTGGAAAGATTGATCCCAAGACGGGCAGGCTTATTATCATTAAGATCTATGTCATCACGCAGAAAGATGACAAAGGAAGAGTCAAGGAAGTCGACCCTAAGGAGTGCACCATCGATGAGACCACGGGCAGGATAATCACAACAAAGACTGTGTACCTGTACCAGATCATCGACCCTATCACCGGAGAAACTATCGACGTAGACCCCGACGATCCCAGGTTGAAGGGAGCGCGAACGACTGTCACACAAACCATGACGTTATCAGGCAAAATCGACCCCGTTACGGGCAGGATAAAGACCGAGTACGGAGACATCGACCCCGACACGGGTGACATTGACCCGAGCACGGCCGTCAGAGACCCCGTTACCGGACAACTGATCCTCCATTATTCACAAATCGATCCTTCCCACTTCGAAGACAAGAGCGGCAACTACACGATAGAGAAGGAAACCCAAGACCTGCCGGCCAACATTGACATTCAGACAGTGAACACGCATAAGTTCTCGACTTTCGGCAAAGACGAGAGTCCGCTGAGAGGAGACGAGCCTAAGACGTTCACGGAGTACACGACGAGCGAGCACATCCGACACCAAGGATACGTGTCGTCCACCACCCCGCCATCCTCCAAGATCCCGGTCTCGCAGCGCTCCAAGAAGACGCCCACGCCGCCCGTCGTGGTCAAGACCACCACCAAGCAGCTGCTCACCAAGAATGACGAGGGCGTCACGCACAACGTGGAGCAGGAGGTCGAGAATCTCGGCACCGGCGAGGTCACCTTCTCCACACACACCAACAAGGTGCGTCTCATTCTCTATCTCGATTTCCAGTAACTGGCACACATGACGCCACCCTGTTTTTAAtgtcgttttctttttttaatttctttagtgTGTGGcctaattttttttatcgttttctaAGCTTCACGGCTTCACGTAGTTTGTCGTAATATTTCCGTGTACATAGTAAATGCATGCTAGTGTAACGCAACTAGGCGGAAAGCCTGGAGCCGGCGGAAGGTCCGGGGCGCAGCCCGTACGTGCGCGCGCGCGCCGTGACCACGCGCACGGCCACCACGCACCACGACCTGGACACGCAGGCGCGCACGCAGCAGATGGAGGAGAAGACCGTCGCGCACACGCTCACCTCGTCCGCCACGCGGCACGAGCAGCGCGTGCTCACGCAGGAGGTCAAGACCATGGTCACCACCGGCGACCAGGTAACACTACACCAGCGACTGTATCCCCTCCCCCCGATGTAACGCATCTCATTGTGCTGATCAATCATTAGCATGTTAATggagttttgttttaagtttgatACTTTTTTGGTTCCTTATGATTTGATCTAATTTTcctcatttaattttaagtttttttatttcatttaattatggCAGCTTTTTCTTGTGCACACATTCTTTGATGCTTCTATTTTTAATGAAGATGCTTAGGCTTTAAAGATAGATgtgtttcaaaaatacatagaaattaaatatcataccaacaacattattttatagctaATGTGAAAAAGCTGTCATACGTTTTTGATTGCATGTGTGAGTTTgttctaattatatttttttctttcctcCCCCATCCCATATCTACATCGAAACCGGACTTGAAACCTGGTAATGCATATAAAACAATGCTTGAACGGCATGACATGACATACTAAACATTCATACATCTCGTGGTAACCCCACTGATCCCTTAACACACAAAACATTTGTGTTAATTCCGCCAACATTGGCTCACtcatcacaaacattcaaacacaCCCATGTCCTAACATCACGTTTATCGCCAATGTTTGGCATAACTACGAATGTTGGACGAACATGACAGCAGCTCACTAGACGCGGTTCGGAATCGTCGCTGAGCAGCGGAGACTCGGGCACTCCCATCGACTTTGACGAGGGCGCTGGCGAAGGACATTATTACGTCACGGTGAGTCCATAGCGCGACATCGCTTATAGGATGCTGAAAGCGCTTTACTGTCATTATGTCTACGTGACaaaactgttacaaaaatatgtctgtatgtttgttctTTTCATCAATCAATGATTGGACTTCCAAATTATTCATCGAAGTTTTGGAAacgtttctaaaatattttttgaaatattatcgTTTACGTTTTATTGTACTGTCGCCAAAAATGTGCTTATCGCGTTCTGGGGTACGCACTCGCAATACAACGCACTGACAACGCCTACAATATGCCAGCACTACACCTTATGTAATGGGgcattattaacattatttatttgtatatgtatctaTCAATTACCAAACGAGTGGGTTCGAACTTCCTgccaaaaaaaactgttatttaatttcaaaaaacaaatggtCTCGTTAAAATCGGATgtcttcaaaattattattatttatattcttgtttaaggcattatataaaatgtaaaactaataaataaaatattatgtatgtatcttaAGCTTTCAGGGTAGACGGTAATTGTTTTAGTTGTGCATCTGTGTGTGTTAATAATCTTATtggatttaaaacatttgatgtattttctaaattactttgaacttgtattattttaatctatggCATGCGTTTAATAGTGTGGGCATAACTCTTGCATGTTGCATTGTTATTGTGACGTCTATTGCATTTTAGatcttaattatattattatttttatctataaatatgttaatCACAGGAGGTAAAGTATGGTTTTACAcaacaaaatttcatatttgtatttttttattataataagtcaAACTAACATTGGCAAGGTTTAACAAATATTGGtatcatgtttaaaattaatttattttggtggTTATTACGGTACATATAAACTAATTACAAGATtcaattaatatgaaaaaatattatttttaatgtattattttatgtgtgaaatatgtttaaatataatgatgatATCCAATCTATGCAATTATCTACcttatgtttatgtaaataaagtataagtaagtatataaataaattttaactaacACTTCCTCATTTTGAAATCCTTTTCCTAACATAGTACGATGTTATAGGAGCCGGGTTCGTACAAGACGACGACCACCACCACAGTGATGGGTAACGCGCCATTCGGCAGCATGGTGCACGGAGCCACCACCAGGGTGAGTGCTGAAGAAGTAAGGAAACCTTCTGATAACTAATATGCTCTAAATAGATGACATGTGCCCGTGAATAAGTAGTTAGCCTTATACACATTGAGTGGACTAGATATAAAAAAGAGTGCGCGTAACCGTCAAACGCGATTCAcgttaaagtttttttcaaaaaatgtcTATTGATTTACTTATACACTATCTATTGCCaaataaacatgatttaaaaACTTGATAGTACAGAAACGTGCCGTATTGCCGTAGAGGACTTTCGTTGCGTTGTCGTTCAGTTACCTCCTAGTAGCgcctaaagaagtttcacttcgaAAAGTATTGAATTTTGGATACGTTGAAATTTTGCATATAAAACCATACTATACCTATTCCTCTTCAATACAAAAGCTTCTTCCCGTAGTGCCGCAGTTAGTGCCGCGGTACTAGTCTATTATTTAGGAACTAGTTAAGGAGGTACATACCTTTAGTCCAGTTTATACTAAACATGTTATTTTTGCAGACGAGTACGGGCCCCGTGGAGAGCGAGCCGGTGGAGACGGAGGAGACGGTGGGCGCGGACGGGGAGGTCGTGTCCTCGCAGACCATCAGCTCCAAGACGCGCACCGTCGAGACTATCACTGTACGTACACCAATAGAGTAGACGAGATCAGGATAGATGGAGTATATATACTCACTGTTAAAATAGAAGAgaaaaagttaacatttttgcaagtttaaattgcattttacaGTTACCGACCTATATACGTCttactgctgggcacaggccttttcCCATATAGGTTTTTGAACTCTGATCGCCACGCTAGGTTCCTGCCGgctggcgatttcagattctagTATTCGttatccaggtttcctcacgatgttgccttaaaaatgtaaattgttagATGTGTAATGCCTGAGATTCAATTGTCAATCACTCTACATACACATTAGTCAGTCTGAAGAACCTACAAGTTACAATTCATACAATGAATATCTTTACTAGTTTATTTAATCTGTGTAAAATTTAACGTATACTACATCGTGTCTTTCAACGCGTTGCAGTACAAGACGGAGCGTAACGGCGTGATCGAGACGCGCGTGGAGCAGAAGATAACCATCCAGTCTGACGGAGACCCCATCGACCACGACCGCGCGCTTGCCGAGGCTATACAGGTACAATATAcccttcaaatatttaattctatggcattcaataaagaatatatgaattattttgttcaaatatattGAACAAAATATCGAAATGACAACTGTAGcagaaaaaaaagttagaaataAAAGGTAAGTAGGAAATATGGTAAACGGTTAAGGAGAATATTTCAGGGATTTatgtaattaactaattattttggCAGGCTTCAAATGATGTAAAGAATCAAACACAATGgtcaaataatgtaaaatatagatGTTATCGACAATTAAGTtactaaataaaagtatttaagtgaAATCTTATTTTGTATTCGCAGGAGGC
The genomic region above belongs to Trichoplusia ni isolate ovarian cell line Hi5 chromosome 5, tn1, whole genome shotgun sequence and contains:
- the LOC113494423 gene encoding protein 4.1 homolog isoform X1, producing the protein MPEGVAKEAKDDGKSKAKEASPRRRATGNTAKVRVELLDGSVMELDVDRKIRGQELLGKVCDKLNLVEKDYFGLLYEDRGDPRVWVDLEKRLSKMLKYEPWTVRFSVKFYPPEPAQLQEELTRYQLVLAVRKDLLEGRLPCSTVTHALLASYLLQSELGDHEEGAARAGLCRELRLVPAAAATHDLEEKVVELHKTHRGQTPAEAELNYLENAKKLAMYGVDLHPAKDSENVDITLGVCSSGLLVHREKLRINRFAWPKILKISYKRHNFYVKLRPGEFEQFESTVGFKLANHRAAKKLWKTCVEHHTFFRLMSPEPASKSTLFPRLGSRFRYSGRTHYESRAAPPQRPPPHFARTLSNRKLSSRSMDALAAGDKDESMPADAAKRHTMPPQPAPRPTIKDKKPPPGAVKVMPTAPPDKKDEKKVLEQKKPAENGTDTTSDPGITNNVDTTPKKSKTGGFGLFGKKDKSPKEEKSPKEKSPKTKDKKVKEPKTKVAVLDTSNDSSNLDSSREKSPTKGDDKPSFTKPYEYTDTEKSPTRTKPFIQGAFSYEREPISEEKQRALDESQSPTTRKAGLAFNYAPGEDRKVAESAEKRKTPEDPSKLKTPGIDYVQSAALKEQAKNVIDPTLALLDSERSHHETPSAAVPVVAAKPENEIQVVIITGRYNPKSKKLDDANGTVLVTKGTLNKANGKIQTDKEVINTKSGQVSYLDTATGKQEVKSGHVDKSGHILFTSGVIDPKTGKIDPTLAQLYCFVERSADKVGAKPGREVDLVVITSKYDGKNKKLDASHGHVDVSRAVVGPDGNVSSNYGVIDPRTGKIDYIDPKSSKQEPKQAYVDQKTGNILVTTGVLDPKSGKVDSSLGQQFSIVEKDATKANREVRLVVVTSKYDLKTKKMDPAVAHVDSVKGVLSGTDGRIYTDYGIIDPRTGEIQVTDPKTGKQETKNATVDPKTGNILLLSGVIDPRTGELDTSLGQQYSIVDKPIDTFGVCSGKEVQVVAITGKYDSKSKKLDNPNGFVETSHAIISDKDGKVHSNFGVLVPNSGKVYFTDPKTGKRDFKQANMDPRTGSFILTSGVIDPKTGKTDSSLAQQLTVVDKDAPKGIPERYVNLVVVTSKYDPKTKKLDVNNAHVDSFPGKYSNDDKVHTDFGIVDPATGDVIITDPITGKQETKKAAIDNKTGNLLLTSGVVDPRTGKVDPTLGQQITVVDKPKDAFPAVPGKEVQLVVITSKYDSKNKRLDNPNGHVETSRAIVAADGKVHSNFGLIDPKTGKVESTDPRTNALDVKEGIVDPKTGHVIVASGVVDPKTGKTDSSLAQQFAIVDKDRVVPERYVNLVIVTSKYDLKNKKLDLNNAHVDTFPGKVGADDKVHTKFGVVDPNTGEIIVTDPVTGKQEVKKAVVDSKTGNLLLTSSVVDPVSGNVDPSLGQQISVVDKPKDQFAAVPGKEVQLVVITSKYDPKTKKLDNPNGHVDTSRGIVAADGRVHTNYGIIDPKTGKIDHVDPKTGKQEIKQAIADPHTGNLLLTAGIVDPKTGKTDSSLAQQLTIVDKDAPKERYVNLVIVTTKYDPKSKKLDLANAHVDSVAGKLGPDGKVHTEFGEINPATGDVIIKDPVTGKRETKVATVDPKTGNLLLTSGVVDPQTGHVDPNLGQQISVVEKPKDTFAPVSGKEVQLVIITSKYDIKNKRLDNPNGHIESCRGIVAADGRVHTNYGIIDPKTGKIEHVDPKTGKLETKQAVPDASVGNKSGNLILTSGVIDPKTGKPDSSLAQQFTIVEKETKPVEREIHLVIITTKYDPRTKKIDPSQGHVDTISGVLGADGKIRTAAGIVDPANGEIVVTDPKTGRQEVKRAQLHPETGHMVITSNVVDPKTGKVDPTLVQQYSIVNKQVVPFTKPASKGEVRLVIITSKYDPYTKSVDAGTGNVEATKGYVSAEDGKIHTDFGIIDPRSGQILYKDPVTGKQELKQAEIDPKSGNLIITTSVVDPKTGKVEPSYAQQLTIVDKQNLLSVAAPVSQRASVSPARQVPSPVKTPTPTPLQTPLQSPVRTSSPITSYAQKSSPLTPTMKSPVKPTTAPPEPPKRKIVKIMVIFTRIDPKTKKPDLHTAEVEHLTGILDPNGLIETKYGVIDSNTGNIIITDGSGQKQTRDGFVLSETGQIFINSGVIDPKSGKIDPNLGMILSVAKQEDPVVEITTITGPIDPRTGKVDVENGTVEHTKGKVDAETGHISTKYGVIDPSNGVIFVTDTSDTKPVHIDENNGLITIKGVIDPKTGKADPNYGQVIVVGTHIDPVVEVTTFVGKLDTKKGLIEPKHSLVESSTGQINPDNNKIDTKYGQIDLVKGTVTYNDPKTGKFESKELKVDPITGQFLLKTGQINPKSGKPDKDVARMICLRIIKNKVDPVSGKQIVSNDPKNVKVDPKTNQIWIAGPKDPQTGEVIYTAGQVDPVTGYIITIYGRLDNKTGTIIRTNDFDKSLIKVDPVNGQIYTATGEVDEDNQPLYSASQVDTGTGEIYTKLGKIDPKTGRLIIIKIYVITQKDDKGRVKEVDPKECTIDETTGRIITTKTVYLYQIIDPITGETIDVDPDDPRLKGARTTVTQTMTLSGKIDPVTGRIKTEYGDIDPDTGDIDPSTAVRDPVTGQLILHYSQIDPSHFEDKSGNYTIEKETQDLPANIDIQTVNTHKFSTFGKDESPLRGDEPKTFTEYTTSEHIRHQGYVSSTTPPSSKIPVSQRSKKTPTPPVVVKTTTKQLLTKNDEGVTHNVEQEVENLGTGEVTFSTHTNKAESLEPAEGPGRSPYVRARAVTTRTATTHHDLDTQARTQQMEEKTVAHTLTSSATRHEQRVLTQEVKTMVTTGDQQLTRRGSESSLSSGDSGTPIDFDEGAGEGHYYVTEPGSYKTTTTTTVMGNAPFGSMVHGATTRVSAEETSTGPVESEPVETEETVGADGEVVSSQTISSKTRTVETITYKTERNGVIETRVEQKITIQSDGDPIDHDRALAEAIQEATAMNPDMTVEKIEIQQQSTQP